In Helianthus annuus cultivar XRQ/B chromosome 8, HanXRQr2.0-SUNRISE, whole genome shotgun sequence, a single genomic region encodes these proteins:
- the LOC118480999 gene encoding uncharacterized protein LOC118480999, producing MVMCKCGRAALMKTSKTSKNPERRFYTCPQKRSKCKFFVWIDPPVNSPPSPELGFHKPPNHSSSIKDGCEELKHEIRRKDAALVMSWCILVSLLVLILVVVLISLLLKPS from the exons ATGGTGATGTGCAAGTGTGGTAGAGCAGCATTGATGAAGACATCGAAGACCTCCAAAAACCCTGAACGGAGATTTTATACATGCCCACAAAAA AGATCAAAATGTAAGTTCTTTGTGTGGATTGATCCTCCTGTTAACTCTCCTCCATCCCCAGAGTTAGGGTTTCATAAACCCCCAAATCACAGTTCGAGCATTAAAGACGGATGTGAAGAATTGAAGCATGAAATTAGAAGAAAGGATGCAGCATTAGTGATGAGTTGGTGTATACTTGTTAGCCTTTTAGTGTTAATCCTTGTAGTTGTTTTGATCAGTCTTCTTTTGAAGCCTTCATAA